The following proteins come from a genomic window of Limnohabitans sp. 103DPR2:
- the puuE gene encoding allantoinase PuuE: MTYSAYDSTAPYPRDLQGYGRTPPHAQWPGQARIAVQFVLNYEEGGENSVLHGDAGSEQFLSEMFNPASFPERHISMEGIYEYGSRAGVWRLLREFEKRKLPLTVFGVATALQKHPDVLAAFQELGYDIACHGLKWIHYQNIDEATERAHMAEAMDILQKLSGERPLGWYTGRDSPRTRRLVADYGGFEYDSDYYGDDLPFWMKVEKSDGQVAPQLIVPYTLDCNDMRFALPQGYSHADPFFQYMKDTFDALYKEGDPQGLNRPKMMSIGMHCRLLGRPGRITALQRFLDHIQAHDHVWVCRRLDIARHWKTTHPYTP; the protein is encoded by the coding sequence ATGACCTATTCCGCTTACGACTCTACGGCGCCCTACCCGCGCGATCTTCAAGGTTACGGCCGCACACCACCCCACGCACAGTGGCCTGGTCAAGCGCGCATTGCCGTGCAGTTCGTTTTGAATTACGAAGAAGGTGGCGAAAACTCTGTGTTGCACGGCGATGCAGGCTCCGAACAATTTTTGTCAGAAATGTTCAACCCTGCCAGTTTTCCAGAGCGCCACATCAGCATGGAAGGCATTTACGAATACGGCTCGCGAGCCGGTGTCTGGCGCTTGTTGCGTGAATTTGAAAAACGCAAACTACCTCTCACGGTTTTCGGTGTTGCCACTGCGCTGCAAAAACACCCCGACGTGTTGGCAGCTTTTCAAGAATTGGGCTACGACATTGCTTGTCATGGCTTGAAATGGATTCACTACCAAAACATTGACGAGGCCACTGAACGTGCGCACATGGCCGAGGCCATGGACATTTTGCAAAAGCTCAGCGGAGAGCGTCCGCTGGGTTGGTACACCGGCCGCGACAGCCCCCGCACGCGACGCTTGGTAGCCGACTACGGCGGCTTTGAATACGACAGCGATTACTACGGTGACGACCTGCCCTTTTGGATGAAGGTTGAAAAAAGCGATGGCCAAGTTGCACCGCAATTGATCGTGCCCTACACCTTGGACTGCAACGACATGCGCTTTGCATTGCCCCAAGGTTATTCACATGCAGACCCCTTCTTTCAGTACATGAAAGACACGTTTGATGCGCTCTACAAAGAAGGCGATCCTCAAGGTTTGAACCGCCCCAAGATGATGAGCATTGGCATGCATTGCAGGCTCTTGGGCCGCCCAGGTCGCATCACCGCTTTGCAACGATTTTTGGACCACATTCAAGCCCATGACCATGTGTGGGTATGCCGACGCCTGGACATTGCGCGTCATTGGAAAACAACCCACCCCTATACACCATGA
- a CDS encoding GntR family transcriptional regulator encodes MTFMETSSTHAIVSALTKAIVEHRLMPGSKLAEQKLATHFGVSRTLVRQALFQLSQNRLIRMEPARGAFVAAPSADEAKQVFAVRRMLEIQMTREFVRDITPAKIRALKAHTKQEKEAVAQEDVHGRTELLGDFHVRIAELMGNHVLAQILGELISRCALITLMYQTLNAAQHSAHEHEAIVEAMAKKDVELSAKLMEEHLIFVENSLSFDKKIPTHDISLALS; translated from the coding sequence ATGACTTTCATGGAAACCTCATCGACCCACGCCATTGTCAGTGCGCTGACCAAAGCCATTGTCGAGCATCGCCTGATGCCAGGCTCCAAATTGGCGGAGCAAAAACTGGCCACCCATTTTGGGGTGTCCCGAACCTTGGTGCGCCAAGCCCTGTTCCAGCTGTCCCAAAATCGCCTCATTCGCATGGAGCCAGCGCGCGGCGCTTTTGTGGCCGCCCCGTCCGCCGACGAAGCCAAACAAGTGTTTGCGGTTCGCAGAATGCTGGAGATTCAAATGACGCGCGAATTTGTGCGCGACATCACGCCGGCCAAAATTCGCGCCCTGAAGGCCCACACCAAACAAGAGAAAGAAGCTGTGGCGCAAGAGGATGTGCACGGCCGCACCGAATTGCTGGGCGATTTTCACGTGCGCATTGCCGAACTCATGGGCAACCATGTGTTGGCGCAAATTCTGGGCGAACTCATTTCTCGCTGTGCGCTGATCACACTGATGTACCAAACGCTGAATGCCGCACAGCACTCCGCACACGAACACGAAGCCATAGTGGAAGCCATGGCCAAAAAAGATGTGGAGCTGTCTGCAAAGCTCATGGAAGAACATTTGATTTTTGTTGAGAACAGCCTCAGTTTCGACAAAAAAATTCCCACCCACGACATTTCGCTGGCCCTGTCATGA
- the uraH gene encoding hydroxyisourate hydrolase — protein sequence MGLSTHVLDTMHGCPAAGMQVSLYTTEGQFATLVKTFHLNADGRNPDGPLYDNASLQKGTYRLVFDVASYFKAKGVQLPEPSFLNLVTLDFGVAHVAEHYHVPLLVSPWSYSTYRGS from the coding sequence ATGGGTTTGAGTACACACGTTTTAGACACCATGCACGGCTGCCCCGCAGCAGGCATGCAGGTCAGCCTCTACACCACCGAGGGCCAATTTGCCACCTTGGTCAAGACCTTTCACCTGAATGCCGATGGCCGCAATCCAGACGGGCCGCTGTACGACAACGCCAGTTTGCAAAAGGGCACCTACCGCTTGGTGTTTGACGTGGCCTCTTATTTCAAGGCCAAAGGTGTTCAGCTCCCTGAGCCGTCCTTTTTGAACCTGGTGACGCTCGATTTTGGGGTGGCCCATGTGGCTGAGCACTACCACGTGCCCCTTTTGGTCAGCCCTTGGAGTTACTCGACCTACCGCGGCTCTTAA
- the xdhA gene encoding xanthine dehydrogenase small subunit, with protein MSQVTNTVRFVLDGQIVEAQGVRRTTTVLDYLREQLHRTGTKEGCAEGDCGACVVMVGDLNDSGNAVNYKAVNSCIQLLPSLDGKSIKTVESLKKPDGSLHPVQKAMVDCHGSQCGFCTPGIVMSLVNLVQVNPSPKRQEVSDALSGNLCRCTGYAPILEAASKACGNKAALKLDDSADLPLLKEIQRASTPTLSLEGDIIVQPVVRTRKGNEFVSPATLAEVADYLVKHPTATLLAGSTEVGLQVNKQFSRPDHIVYLGNVAELKQVKDTPQAWHIGAVVSLTEVEGLVAKAYPDFAEVLRRFGSPPIRSTATLAGNIANGSPIGDSMPCLMALGTTLTLRRGDKTRTVSLDQFYTGQKQTVLQAGEFIEAVVLPKPQAGQVFRAHKVSKRFEQDISATCAAITYTLKGGKLSNVKLAYNGLAPSPCRAPKLEAVLEGKAPADVKESDLDAAIAASFVARDGLRATWAYRSLVARNLVIDFIEQQTTEVA; from the coding sequence ATGAGCCAAGTGACCAACACTGTGCGTTTCGTGCTTGACGGCCAAATCGTCGAAGCCCAAGGCGTGCGCCGCACCACCACCGTCTTAGATTACCTGCGCGAACAATTGCATCGCACTGGCACCAAGGAGGGATGTGCAGAAGGTGATTGCGGCGCCTGTGTGGTGATGGTGGGTGATTTGAATGACAGCGGCAATGCGGTCAACTACAAAGCCGTTAACAGCTGCATCCAATTGCTGCCCTCCTTGGATGGCAAGTCCATCAAAACAGTGGAGAGCCTCAAAAAACCCGACGGCAGTTTGCATCCTGTGCAAAAAGCCATGGTCGATTGCCATGGCTCCCAATGCGGTTTCTGCACCCCAGGCATCGTGATGAGCTTGGTGAATTTGGTGCAAGTCAACCCTTCGCCCAAGCGTCAAGAAGTGAGCGATGCGCTTAGCGGCAATTTGTGCCGTTGCACTGGCTATGCGCCCATTTTGGAAGCGGCTTCCAAAGCCTGTGGTAACAAGGCTGCATTGAAGCTAGACGATTCAGCCGACCTGCCGTTGCTCAAAGAGATTCAACGTGCTTCCACGCCTACTTTGAGTTTGGAGGGCGACATCATTGTTCAGCCCGTGGTTCGCACACGCAAAGGCAATGAGTTTGTCTCACCTGCCACATTGGCCGAAGTGGCCGACTACTTGGTCAAACACCCTACCGCCACCTTGCTTGCAGGCAGCACCGAAGTGGGCTTACAAGTGAACAAACAATTCTCACGCCCAGATCACATCGTGTACTTGGGCAACGTGGCCGAACTCAAGCAGGTGAAAGACACGCCACAAGCTTGGCACATTGGTGCGGTGGTCTCGCTCACAGAAGTGGAGGGCTTGGTGGCCAAGGCTTACCCAGACTTTGCCGAAGTGCTGCGCCGTTTTGGCTCGCCCCCCATTCGCTCAACAGCCACCTTGGCAGGCAACATTGCCAATGGTTCACCCATTGGTGATTCCATGCCCTGCCTAATGGCCTTGGGCACCACGCTCACCTTGCGCCGTGGCGACAAAACTCGCACAGTGTCTTTGGACCAGTTCTACACTGGCCAAAAACAAACGGTTTTGCAAGCTGGCGAGTTCATTGAAGCTGTGGTTTTGCCCAAGCCTCAAGCCGGTCAAGTCTTCCGTGCCCACAAAGTCAGCAAGCGTTTTGAGCAAGACATCTCGGCCACTTGTGCTGCCATCACTTACACCTTGAAGGGTGGCAAGTTGAGCAACGTGAAGTTGGCCTACAACGGCTTGGCACCATCACCTTGCCGTGCGCCCAAGTTGGAAGCCGTGTTGGAAGGCAAAGCGCCTGCCGATGTGAAAGAGTCTGACTTGGATGCGGCCATTGCTGCCAGTTTTGTGGCACGCGATGGTTTGCGCGCTACCTGGGCTTACCGCTCATTGGTCGCCCGCAACTTGGTGATCGATTTCATTGAACAACAAACGACTGAGGTGGCTTAA
- the xdhB gene encoding xanthine dehydrogenase molybdopterin binding subunit → MNAPISLHNLLPVSGLQQGTDVIHESAHLHVTGGATFTDDMPELAGTLYAAIIKSPVAHGELIGDGIDREAILKAHGVVAVYTAKDIPGENNCGPIIHDDPFLAVGKVEFIGQAVAVVVAREMLYAREAAHNAKVLVKELKPILTIDEAMAAQSFVMPAKGITRGNASEAIAKAPRKVKGSTETGQQEQFYMEGQITYAVPREDGQLTLYCSTQHPDGNQREAASALNLSTNDVEVICRRMGGGFGGKEGNASIFSQSAALAAFKLQRPVKLRVNRDDDMMITGKRHDFRIDYEVGYDDEGRILGADITLMSRCGYSTDYSGPVNDRACLHIDNCYYIPNLKLISHRCKTNTQSATAFRGFGGPQGMFGIETVIEQIANDIGKDPLDVRLLNIYKDPAVSGNPATMVTQYGQTIADWVGDKVIDQVATEAKYRERRDSVNAFNKVNKRRKRGLALVPLKFGISFTATMLNQGGALLNIYMDGSVSCNHGGTEMGQGLNTKMAQVCADGLGIDIKYVRVTGTDTQKVPNASATSASSGADINGAAIMNATAQMRARLAPVAANMLGCKESDVSFANSMAHGGGKSVEWTAVAKQAWLDRVGLSVTGFYMTPEIKYDFATLTGHAFYYYCYGASVSEVEIDTRTGEYWIKAVDIVHDAGKSINPAIDKGQIEGGYVQGMGWLTMEECIWDKKGKFLTHGPSTYKIPVAGDIPEHFNVTLFDGSNLKPTPFNSKAVGEPPLMLALSTFFALRDAVSASADHKTVVHMSAPATPEKILMTCEKAKAAV, encoded by the coding sequence ATGAACGCGCCCATTTCTTTGCACAATTTATTGCCCGTGTCTGGTTTGCAACAAGGCACCGATGTCATTCATGAGTCTGCGCATTTGCACGTGACGGGTGGTGCCACCTTTACCGATGACATGCCTGAATTGGCTGGCACCTTGTATGCCGCCATCATCAAATCACCGGTGGCCCATGGCGAATTGATTGGCGACGGCATTGACCGCGAAGCCATTTTGAAAGCGCATGGTGTGGTGGCTGTTTACACCGCCAAAGACATCCCTGGTGAAAACAATTGCGGCCCCATCATTCACGACGATCCTTTCCTGGCTGTAGGCAAAGTCGAGTTCATCGGACAAGCTGTCGCCGTGGTGGTCGCACGAGAAATGCTCTATGCCCGCGAAGCTGCGCACAACGCCAAAGTGTTGGTGAAAGAACTCAAGCCCATTTTGACCATTGACGAAGCCATGGCAGCGCAAAGTTTTGTCATGCCCGCCAAAGGCATCACGCGCGGCAATGCATCCGAAGCCATTGCCAAAGCACCTCGGAAAGTCAAGGGCAGCACCGAAACCGGTCAGCAAGAACAGTTTTACATGGAAGGCCAAATTACATACGCCGTGCCGCGTGAAGATGGTCAACTCACCTTGTACTGTTCTACGCAGCACCCTGATGGCAATCAGCGAGAAGCCGCATCGGCCTTGAACCTCAGCACCAACGACGTGGAAGTGATTTGCCGCCGCATGGGCGGTGGCTTTGGCGGCAAAGAGGGCAATGCCAGCATTTTCAGCCAGAGTGCCGCCTTGGCCGCGTTCAAATTGCAGCGTCCTGTGAAGTTGCGCGTGAACCGCGACGACGACATGATGATCACGGGCAAGCGTCACGACTTCCGCATTGACTACGAAGTGGGTTATGACGACGAAGGCCGCATCTTGGGTGCTGACATCACCCTCATGTCACGCTGCGGATACAGCACCGACTATTCTGGTCCTGTCAACGATCGTGCTTGCTTGCACATCGACAATTGCTACTACATTCCCAATTTGAAACTGATCAGCCACCGCTGCAAAACCAACACGCAAAGCGCCACCGCTTTCCGTGGTTTCGGTGGTCCTCAGGGCATGTTTGGCATTGAGACTGTCATTGAGCAAATTGCCAATGACATCGGCAAAGATCCTTTAGATGTGCGCTTGCTCAACATCTACAAAGACCCCGCAGTTTCGGGCAACCCTGCCACCATGGTGACGCAATACGGTCAGACCATTGCCGATTGGGTGGGCGACAAGGTGATTGACCAAGTGGCCACAGAAGCCAAGTACCGTGAACGCCGCGACAGCGTCAATGCGTTCAACAAAGTGAACAAGCGCCGCAAACGTGGCTTGGCTTTGGTGCCCTTGAAATTTGGCATCAGCTTCACGGCCACCATGTTGAACCAAGGCGGCGCCTTGCTCAACATCTACATGGACGGCTCGGTCAGCTGCAACCATGGCGGTACTGAAATGGGCCAGGGCCTCAACACCAAGATGGCGCAAGTGTGCGCCGATGGTTTGGGCATCGACATCAAATACGTGCGAGTCACTGGCACCGATACACAAAAGGTGCCCAACGCTTCTGCAACATCTGCTTCCAGCGGCGCAGACATCAATGGCGCAGCCATCATGAATGCCACGGCGCAAATGCGCGCGCGCTTGGCGCCAGTGGCCGCCAACATGTTGGGCTGCAAGGAATCCGATGTGAGCTTTGCCAACAGCATGGCACACGGTGGTGGCAAGTCTGTGGAGTGGACGGCTGTGGCCAAGCAAGCATGGTTAGACCGTGTCGGCTTGTCGGTCACTGGTTTTTACATGACGCCCGAAATCAAATACGACTTTGCAACCCTCACAGGCCACGCGTTCTATTACTACTGCTACGGCGCCTCTGTCAGTGAAGTTGAAATTGACACCCGCACAGGTGAATATTGGATCAAAGCCGTGGACATCGTGCACGACGCTGGCAAGAGCATCAACCCCGCCATCGACAAAGGCCAGATTGAAGGCGGCTACGTGCAAGGCATGGGCTGGCTTACCATGGAAGAGTGCATTTGGGACAAGAAGGGCAAGTTCCTGACGCATGGCCCCAGTACTTACAAAATCCCAGTGGCTGGCGACATTCCAGAGCACTTCAATGTGACCTTGTTTGACGGCAGCAATTTGAAGCCTACGCCTTTCAATTCGAAAGCTGTAGGTGAGCCACCCTTGATGCTGGCCTTGTCAACTTTCTTTGCCTTGCGTGATGCTGTGAGCGCCAGTGCCGACCACAAAACCGTGGTTCACATGAGCGCGCCTGCAACACCCGAGAAGATTTTGATGACTTGCGAGAAAGCCAAAGCGGCTGTTTAA
- the xdhC gene encoding xanthine dehydrogenase accessory protein XdhC translates to MHWIPALLEKLAHAPAVWITVLQAQGSVPRGAGTVMAVFGDDFLGTIGGGHLEFEAIAEARRCLQASHAQGLLPFEKRFALGPSLGQCCGGALVLKFEGVTIKDAPRLQALMQAQAAERFRPLALFGGGHVGKALVQVLAPLPFHVRWIDSRDEIFPADVPGQVVCEHSNPVQAAVPELAPQSRVLIMSFSHAEDLDVVAACLQRQRQHKDLAFIGLIGSATKWATFKRRLVERGFTEEECQQVTCPIGVPGITGKEPEVIAVAVAAQLLQA, encoded by the coding sequence GTGCATTGGATTCCCGCGCTTCTTGAGAAATTGGCACATGCCCCTGCCGTGTGGATCACGGTCTTGCAAGCGCAAGGCTCTGTGCCACGCGGTGCAGGCACTGTCATGGCCGTTTTTGGAGATGATTTTTTGGGCACCATTGGCGGTGGTCATTTGGAGTTTGAAGCCATTGCAGAGGCTCGTCGATGCCTGCAAGCGTCCCATGCTCAGGGTCTGTTGCCGTTTGAAAAACGCTTTGCTTTAGGCCCCAGTTTGGGCCAATGCTGCGGCGGTGCTTTGGTCTTGAAGTTTGAAGGGGTGACAATCAAGGACGCTCCGCGTTTGCAAGCACTCATGCAAGCGCAAGCTGCTGAGCGATTTCGGCCACTGGCCTTGTTTGGTGGCGGACACGTTGGCAAAGCACTGGTTCAGGTGCTGGCGCCATTGCCATTTCATGTTCGGTGGATCGACAGCCGCGATGAAATTTTTCCTGCGGATGTGCCAGGACAGGTGGTCTGTGAGCACTCCAATCCGGTGCAGGCTGCCGTGCCTGAATTGGCACCGCAAAGCCGTGTCTTGATCATGAGTTTCAGCCACGCCGAAGACTTGGATGTGGTGGCCGCCTGTTTGCAGCGCCAGCGCCAGCACAAGGACTTGGCCTTCATTGGCCTCATTGGCAGCGCCACCAAATGGGCAACCTTCAAGCGCCGCTTGGTCGAGCGAGGCTTTACAGAAGAAGAGTGCCAGCAGGTCACTTGCCCCATCGGTGTACCCGGTATCACAGGCAAAGAACCTGAAGTGATTGCAGTGGCGGTGGCGGCACAGCTGTTGCAAGCCTGA
- a CDS encoding urate hydroxylase PuuD, producing the protein MDAYLLDWLNLLLRWVHVITVIAWIGSSFYFVFLDNNLLKPNSPDLLEKGVDGAMWAVHGGGFYNPQKYMVAPKKIHTKLHWFYWESYSSWLSGFALFTVLYLWNASTYLIDKSLMDWSPAMAISAALGFLVAFWFVYDTVCRLFGFKKNGELIVAGLMLCVVAFASWLACQLFAGRAAFLLVGAMIATAMSANVFVWIIPGQRKVVAAMTSGEKYDAMALAIHGKRGKQRSVHNTYFTLPVIFAMLSNHYSFLYTHPQRWLILFVLMFAGALIRQFFVQRHGYHLGRAKNPWPFAAVGVALIVAVILAMAPWGSSSSAPANAQAKPATFAQVKSVIDQRCLSCHGAQVQMKNVRLDSLEGIQLNAQNVYQQVSVTKQMPMNNATGITQEERDTIASWYLAGAKLD; encoded by the coding sequence ATGGACGCCTATTTACTGGACTGGCTTAATTTGCTGTTGCGATGGGTGCATGTGATCACCGTGATCGCATGGATTGGGTCGTCGTTTTACTTCGTCTTCCTCGACAACAATCTGCTGAAACCCAACTCACCCGATTTGCTTGAAAAAGGCGTGGACGGTGCCATGTGGGCCGTGCATGGTGGCGGTTTTTACAACCCGCAGAAGTACATGGTGGCGCCCAAGAAAATTCACACCAAGTTGCATTGGTTTTATTGGGAAAGCTATTCGTCTTGGTTGTCTGGTTTTGCGCTTTTCACGGTTTTGTATTTGTGGAACGCCAGCACCTATTTGATCGACAAGTCCCTGATGGACTGGTCGCCCGCCATGGCCATTTCAGCCGCGCTGGGTTTCTTGGTGGCGTTTTGGTTTGTTTACGACACGGTCTGCCGCCTGTTCGGTTTTAAAAAGAATGGTGAACTGATCGTTGCCGGCTTGATGCTTTGCGTGGTGGCCTTTGCATCGTGGTTGGCCTGTCAATTGTTTGCGGGACGCGCCGCCTTCTTGTTGGTGGGCGCCATGATTGCCACGGCCATGAGTGCCAATGTGTTTGTGTGGATCATTCCAGGTCAGCGCAAAGTGGTGGCCGCCATGACCTCCGGCGAAAAATACGACGCCATGGCCTTGGCCATTCACGGCAAACGCGGCAAGCAGCGCAGTGTGCACAACACGTATTTCACGCTGCCCGTGATCTTTGCCATGTTGAGCAATCACTACAGCTTTTTGTACACGCACCCCCAGCGTTGGTTGATTTTGTTTGTGCTGATGTTTGCAGGCGCTTTGATTCGTCAGTTCTTCGTCCAGCGCCACGGCTACCATTTGGGCCGTGCCAAAAATCCATGGCCCTTTGCGGCAGTGGGTGTGGCTTTGATTGTGGCTGTGATCTTGGCCATGGCACCTTGGGGCTCGTCATCCAGCGCGCCTGCGAATGCGCAAGCCAAGCCCGCCACATTTGCCCAAGTCAAATCCGTCATTGATCAGCGATGCCTCAGCTGCCACGGCGCCCAAGTGCAAATGAAAAATGTGCGCTTAGATTCGCTTGAAGGCATTCAGTTGAACGCGCAAAACGTTTACCAACAGGTGAGCGTGACCAAGCAAATGCCGATGAACAATGCCACGGGCATCACGCAAGAAGAACGTGACACCATCGCGTCTTGGTACTTGGCTGGCGCCAAACTGGACTGA
- a CDS encoding 8-oxoguanine deaminase — protein sequence MTTLLIHNAHTIATLNDAGDELRNASLFVRDNCIEAIGPADSLPQTADKVIDAQHHVVIPGMVNTHHHMCQSLTRAIPAVQNAELFSWLTGLYPIWAGLQPEMIYASTQTAMAELLLSGCTTSSDHLYIYPNGVKLDDCIAAAQEIGMRFVATRGSMSVGQSKGGLPPDRVVEQEDAILKDTQRLIETYHDASHGAMTQVAVAPCSPFSVSQDLMRLSAEMARHYGVRLHTHLAENDHDIAYSLEKFNRTPTQYAEDLGWLGDDVWHAHCVKLDDEGISLFAATRTGIAHCPCSNMRLASGIAPIRKMIEAGVPVGLGVDGSASNDAAHMVNEARQAMLLARLRKSLEAPQVNAEGKTIFGCDTAPMEMTARDALRLATRGGAEVLGRKDIGQLTVGYCADMALFDLRSLSFAGGAVHDAIGSLMLCASAPAAYTVVNGQVVVSEGQLTRVELGRVIERHNQFAVQLAAGH from the coding sequence ATGACCACCTTGCTCATCCACAACGCTCACACCATCGCCACGCTCAACGACGCGGGCGATGAACTTCGCAACGCCTCCCTCTTTGTCAGAGACAACTGCATCGAAGCGATTGGCCCTGCCGACAGCTTGCCCCAAACGGCTGACAAAGTGATCGATGCCCAGCACCATGTGGTGATTCCCGGCATGGTGAACACACACCACCACATGTGTCAAAGTTTGACGCGGGCCATTCCAGCGGTCCAAAACGCCGAGTTGTTCAGCTGGCTCACAGGCTTGTATCCCATTTGGGCAGGTCTGCAGCCCGAGATGATTTACGCCAGCACGCAAACTGCCATGGCCGAATTGCTGCTGTCGGGTTGCACCACCAGCAGTGATCATTTGTACATCTACCCCAATGGCGTGAAGTTGGACGATTGCATTGCCGCTGCCCAAGAAATTGGGATGCGTTTTGTCGCCACCCGCGGCAGCATGAGTGTGGGCCAATCCAAAGGCGGCCTGCCACCCGACCGTGTGGTGGAACAAGAAGACGCCATCTTGAAAGACACGCAACGCCTCATCGAAACTTATCACGATGCCTCACATGGCGCCATGACACAAGTCGCTGTGGCACCCTGCTCGCCTTTCAGCGTCAGCCAAGACCTCATGCGATTGTCGGCAGAGATGGCACGCCACTATGGCGTTCGCCTGCACACGCACTTGGCCGAAAACGACCATGACATTGCCTACAGCCTCGAGAAGTTCAATCGCACACCCACGCAATATGCCGAAGACCTCGGTTGGTTGGGCGACGATGTGTGGCATGCCCACTGCGTCAAACTCGACGACGAAGGCATCTCACTCTTTGCCGCTACGCGCACCGGTATTGCACACTGCCCATGCAGCAACATGCGCTTGGCCAGCGGCATTGCCCCTATTCGCAAAATGATCGAAGCCGGCGTACCCGTGGGCTTAGGCGTTGACGGTAGCGCCAGCAACGATGCGGCGCACATGGTGAATGAAGCACGACAAGCCATGTTGTTGGCCAGACTGCGCAAGTCGCTTGAAGCCCCGCAAGTCAATGCCGAAGGCAAAACCATTTTTGGCTGCGACACCGCCCCCATGGAAATGACGGCGCGCGACGCACTGCGCTTGGCCACGCGCGGTGGCGCCGAGGTCTTAGGCCGCAAGGACATTGGGCAGTTGACGGTGGGTTACTGTGCCGACATGGCCTTGTTTGATTTGCGCAGCCTCAGTTTTGCTGGAGGCGCCGTCCATGATGCCATTGGCAGTTTGATGTTGTGTGCCAGTGCGCCTGCCGCCTACACGGTGGTCAATGGCCAAGTGGTGGTGAGCGAGGGTCAACTCACGCGCGTTGAATTAGGTCGAGTGATTGAGCGGCACAACCAATTTGCTGTGCAATTGGCGGCAGGTCACTGA
- a CDS encoding glycerate kinase type-2 family protein — MSDPISIHPDIASSPRTFLRQLFDAAVTRALPLENTPAFLPAAPKGRTLVLGAGKAAGAMAHAVEALWPQDAPLSGMVVTRYGHSPQRPEGVAPRLKVVEASHPVPDAAGLAAAEEILALTKGLTKDDLVLFLISGGGSALLTLPAEGLSLAEKQSINQGLLKSGANIGEMNCVRKHLSRIKGGRLAAACAPAKVVTLAISDVPGDDPSVIASGPTVPDVTTCQDALDILQRYNIEISVAVKQALESGAWESPKPGDAMFANTSVHLIATPQQSLMAAAALAESKGLRAYVLSDEIEGESREVGKVHAALARASAHGKSPFVKPCVILSGGETTVTVRNNASKGGAKPREGRGGRAGEFCMGLAQGLQAQAGVWALAADTDGIDGVEDNAGAMVTPDTLLRAQQAGVNLDEHLGCNDAYGYFQALNDLVFSGPTHTNVNDFRAILVL, encoded by the coding sequence ATGAGTGATCCCATTTCAATTCACCCCGACATTGCGTCAAGTCCCCGCACTTTTTTGCGCCAATTGTTTGATGCCGCCGTGACCAGGGCGCTGCCTTTGGAAAACACGCCTGCGTTCTTGCCTGCTGCACCCAAAGGTCGTACCCTGGTTTTGGGCGCAGGCAAAGCGGCCGGTGCCATGGCCCATGCCGTCGAAGCCTTGTGGCCCCAAGATGCGCCTTTGTCGGGCATGGTGGTCACCCGTTACGGTCATTCCCCCCAACGCCCTGAAGGCGTGGCGCCCCGCTTGAAAGTGGTCGAAGCCTCACACCCCGTGCCCGATGCCGCAGGACTGGCTGCAGCCGAAGAAATTTTGGCGCTGACAAAAGGTTTGACGAAGGATGACTTGGTCTTGTTTTTGATCTCTGGCGGGGGCTCTGCTTTGCTCACTTTGCCGGCCGAAGGCTTAAGCCTGGCTGAAAAACAAAGCATCAATCAGGGGCTGTTGAAAAGCGGTGCCAACATTGGCGAAATGAACTGTGTCCGCAAACACTTGTCCCGCATCAAAGGGGGGCGTTTGGCTGCAGCCTGCGCACCTGCCAAGGTAGTCACCTTGGCCATCAGCGATGTGCCAGGCGACGATCCTTCCGTGATTGCCAGTGGCCCCACGGTGCCCGATGTCACCACGTGTCAAGATGCCCTCGACATTTTGCAGCGCTACAACATCGAGATTTCAGTTGCGGTGAAACAGGCTTTGGAAAGTGGTGCCTGGGAATCTCCCAAGCCAGGTGATGCCATGTTTGCCAACACCTCGGTTCACCTCATTGCAACGCCTCAACAATCTTTGATGGCCGCCGCTGCCTTGGCAGAGTCCAAAGGTTTGCGGGCCTATGTGTTGAGCGACGAAATTGAAGGTGAATCGCGTGAAGTGGGCAAAGTTCATGCAGCCTTGGCGCGCGCCAGTGCACATGGCAAAAGTCCCTTCGTCAAGCCCTGTGTCATTTTGAGCGGTGGCGAAACCACTGTCACAGTTCGCAACAACGCCAGCAAAGGCGGGGCCAAGCCACGAGAAGGGCGCGGCGGACGCGCTGGCGAGTTTTGCATGGGTTTGGCACAGGGACTGCAAGCGCAAGCTGGTGTGTGGGCTTTGGCTGCAGACACCGACGGCATTGACGGGGTTGAAGACAACGCTGGCGCCATGGTGACCCCAGACACCTTGCTTAGGGCGCAGCAGGCGGGCGTCAATTTGGACGAGCATTTGGGCTGCAACGACGCCTACGGTTATTTCCAGGCACTAAACGATTTGGTGTTTTCGGGGCCCACGCACACCAATGTGAACGACTTCCGCGCCATTTTGGTGTTGTGA